The segment TTGGCTCGGATATTTATTCATATTTTTCTTTTCAGTAAAATTAGACTTGTTCCCGGTAGAAGGTACTGGAACATGGAAACATTTAATTCTACCTTCTCTTACATTGGCATTCCCTTTAATAGCATTATATACTCGTCTGTTACGTGCAAGCGTTCTTGAAAATTTACAAGAGTCTTATGTTCTCTTTGCAAGGACGAGAGGGATTCATGAAAAGGTAATAATGGGTAAACATGTCCTTCGCATTGCTATTTCTCCTATGATTACTGGATTAGGAATGAATTTAGGAAACTTAATGACAGGAGCTATTATTGTAGAGGCCGTCTTTTCATGGCCTGGATTTGGACGGTATTTTATTGAGGCTATTTTTAACCGTGATGTCCCTGTCATTCAAGGATATGTGCTATTAGCGGCTGGTATATTCCTAATAAGTAACTTAATAGTCGACATTATTCAAATGTATATTGATCCTCGTATTTCAAGAAAAGGAAGTCAGTTCCAATGATAGCGAAGTTTCGTGGTATATTAAAAAGTCGAATTTTGATTGTTCTTTGTTCGTCAATAATTTTAGTGTTATTTTTGATCACGATTTTTGCCCCATGGCTCGCACCTAACGATCCTGTTTTGGTTAATTTAGCTCATAAATTACAATCACCTTCTTTAGATTATCCATTAGGTACAGACCACTTAGGTAGATGTACGTTTTCACGTATACTATTTGGAGCTCGAATCTCACTTGGGTTTGCTATGCTCATTTTTATTTCAGCTTTAAGTATAGGTTTAATCGTCGGGATTATTGCTGGGTATAAAGGTGGTTGGATAGATCAATTGTTAATGAGATTTGGTGATGGTCTAATGGCAATCCCAAGTCTTTTGTTTGTTCTAGGGTTTGTTGGTATTTGGGGAGCCGGACTTAAACAAGTCGTTTTAGGGTTAATCCTCGTACAATGGGTTTATTATGCGAGGATCATTAGAGGAATGGTACTTAGCCTGAAAGAACAGAACTACATTACCGCAGCTAAAATCAGTGGTTCTTCTACGTGGACTATCATGAAGAAACATATTTTTCCTAATGTTATACCACCCCTAGCAGTAATGGGAACATTAGAAATGGGTTGGGCAATAATGAATTTATCATCTATGTCCTTTTTAGGTTTAGGTGTGCAACCTCCTACACCTGAGTGGGGAGCAATGATTCATGAAGGGAAGTCCTATATTAGGACACATCCTTCATTAATGATTTATCCAGGTTTAATGATTATGCTAGTTGTTATTACTTTTAATTTATTAGGTGAATCACTCTCAGAGCGATTTGGAGTAAAACGTCGCTAATGAGAAGGGAGTCTTAAAAATGGGAATAACTGAGCAAAATGTTTTACATGTAAAAAACTTACATGTTCAAGTGCGAACGGATGAGGGTTTTTCTACACTAGTTCAGGATATTAACTTTGGAATTCAGAAAGGAAAGATTTTAGGACTTGTTGGGGAAAGCGGTTGTGGTAAAACCGTTACAAGTATGTCTATCTTACAGCTTCACAACAAGAACAATTTAGATATTAGGGGAAGCATTACACTACAAGGTAGAGAGTTAAATGGTCTAGAAAACAAAGAAATGCGAAAAATACGTGGGAAAGAATTAGCTTTTATTATGCAAAATCCGATGAATGCTTTTACTCCCGTGTTTACAATTGGACAACAATTTGTTGAAACAATTAAATCGCATACCTCATTAAGTAAAAAGCAAGCAAGAGAACTTGCGATTAATGTGATGGAAAGTGTAAATTTGCAAGATCCACAAAAATTGTTGAAAAACTATC is part of the Sutcliffiella sp. FSL R7-0096 genome and harbors:
- the nikC gene encoding nickel ABC transporter permease subunit NikC, which encodes MIAKFRGILKSRILIVLCSSIILVLFLITIFAPWLAPNDPVLVNLAHKLQSPSLDYPLGTDHLGRCTFSRILFGARISLGFAMLIFISALSIGLIVGIIAGYKGGWIDQLLMRFGDGLMAIPSLLFVLGFVGIWGAGLKQVVLGLILVQWVYYARIIRGMVLSLKEQNYITAAKISGSSTWTIMKKHIFPNVIPPLAVMGTLEMGWAIMNLSSMSFLGLGVQPPTPEWGAMIHEGKSYIRTHPSLMIYPGLMIMLVVITFNLLGESLSERFGVKRR
- the nikD gene encoding nickel import ATP-binding protein NikD, with product MGITEQNVLHVKNLHVQVRTDEGFSTLVQDINFGIQKGKILGLVGESGCGKTVTSMSILQLHNKNNLDIRGSITLQGRELNGLENKEMRKIRGKELAFIMQNPMNAFTPVFTIGQQFVETIKSHTSLSKKQARELAINVMESVNLQDPQKLLKNYPFELSGGMLQRVMIAMAACLQPSVIIADEPTTALDLHSQLLVLRLLNKVRSDYGTSILLISHDLGAISEMADDVIVMKHGKIVESANVFDLFDNPSHEYTKKLLKNRPTLYTEKQPYTYTL
- the nikB gene encoding nickel ABC transporter permease subunit NikB; this encodes MGTYILKRIITIIPIFLISTLLTFGMIHLSPVDPAEAYLAAINIQPTEELLAQKRQEFGLDQPLLIQYVNAVIKICQFDFGISYVTNKPVWEEISSRISATVQLTLGSLLIAIIVSVPIGFLAGVKKNSGIDHFSRLLSFIGASIPSFWLGYLFIFFFSVKLDLFPVEGTGTWKHLILPSLTLAFPLIALYTRLLRASVLENLQESYVLFARTRGIHEKVIMGKHVLRIAISPMITGLGMNLGNLMTGAIIVEAVFSWPGFGRYFIEAIFNRDVPVIQGYVLLAAGIFLISNLIVDIIQMYIDPRISRKGSQFQ